The Salinibaculum sp. SYNS191 genome has a window encoding:
- a CDS encoding DUF7289 family protein, with product MTTPAPTADRGISTVVGFVLMVGMVIAGVSITLAIGTIALTDVQDQVGADRASNSMAQLDSQVSQVALGDSPTQQIRLGGGDGGTVRVDDDAGRIQLASISETGTETLLLNKTYGAIEYEVGETVVAYQGGGVWRHQDDYTQMVSVPEYHYRNGTLTFPIIRVTGVDQTSSATSPLTVRENGTTLIYPNESQNRENPLTTQKVQVTVTSEYHDGWYEYFSDRNEGSVVHDPGNETVSVTLTVPVKERFNYAVAATAENGDPVESGPSGQIVGPITEGVDRPSPDREIEQRIDECKAGGCTDLSTALNDDSLENGTYFADGDRTIDSGTEFDTANGDVTVVVNGSVTFKGCLVLRPVEEGFRRSLGDIPTHSP from the coding sequence ATGACCACTCCAGCACCCACGGCCGACCGCGGGATATCAACAGTCGTTGGCTTCGTCCTCATGGTTGGCATGGTGATTGCTGGAGTGTCGATAACGCTTGCAATCGGAACGATTGCGTTGACTGACGTCCAGGATCAGGTTGGGGCTGATCGAGCCTCGAATTCGATGGCACAACTCGACTCTCAGGTGAGTCAGGTTGCACTGGGTGATTCACCGACACAGCAGATTCGCCTTGGCGGCGGTGATGGGGGGACGGTGCGCGTCGATGACGATGCCGGCCGGATTCAACTCGCCTCGATTTCCGAGACCGGCACGGAAACACTCCTGCTGAATAAGACCTACGGCGCAATCGAGTACGAAGTCGGTGAGACCGTGGTTGCATACCAAGGAGGGGGTGTCTGGCGTCACCAGGATGACTACACTCAGATGGTCTCCGTCCCGGAATATCACTATCGCAACGGCACGCTCACCTTCCCCATCATCAGAGTCACTGGCGTCGATCAGACTTCGTCTGCCACTTCGCCCCTCACCGTCAGAGAGAATGGAACGACGCTGATCTACCCGAACGAATCCCAGAATCGCGAAAACCCACTTACGACACAGAAGGTGCAAGTGACGGTCACCAGTGAGTATCACGACGGCTGGTATGAGTACTTCAGTGACCGAAATGAGGGAAGCGTTGTGCACGACCCTGGCAATGAGACGGTCTCGGTGACGCTTACGGTCCCCGTCAAAGAGCGATTCAACTATGCCGTTGCTGCAACCGCAGAGAATGGCGATCCTGTCGAGAGCGGGCCGAGCGGGCAGATCGTGGGGCCAATCACAGAAGGCGTCGATCGCCCCTCGCCGGATCGCGAAATCGAACAGCGGATCGACGAGTGCAAAGCAGGTGGCTGCACCGATCTCTCAACGGCATTGAATGACGATTCACTCGAGAATGGGACATACTTTGCAGATGGTGACAGGACAATTGATTCAGGCACGGAATTCGATACTGCAAATGGAGATGTCACGGTCGTCGTCAATGGCTCTGTGACGTTCAAAGGATGCCTCGTTTTGCGTCCGGTTGAGGAGGGTTTCAGGCGCTCTCTCGGAGATATTCCGACACATTCACCCTGA